The nucleotide window GCAACACCCCCGAAGGTTCCAGCACCCGGTGCAATCCCAGCGGATGTCCTTTTGGAACAACAGATGAGTGCGTCAAATGGGTTCCTCCTTCCTTACCGGACCCTCACCCTGAATAATTGCAATTTTCATTCCAATACCAACGACCCCATACTTTCGGCCAACAGAAAAAAAGAGATGCCGATTTTTTGGCATCTCAGATTGTCGACAAACTGGAAAATTACAGCCTCTCTTATGGCCGTTCAATCCCCAGCTTTTTTACCTTGTACTGCAACGTCTGACGCGGAATCCCCAGCCTTTTGGCCGCTTGTACCATATTGCCCCGACACTCCGCCACGGCCCGGCGAATCAACCGTTCTTCCACCTGAGCCAGTACCTCACGCAAAGACTGTCCCGACTCCCACTGCACATCGCCAACGAACGGGTCGTCATCCCCCTCCTCCAGCATATGCGGCGGAAGGTGCTCCAAGCCGATTACCTTCCCCTCCACCACGTTCATCGCGCCTTCAATCGTGTGCTCCAGCTCCCGTACGTTGCCCGGCCAATCATATCGTGCAAAGAGTCGTTCCACCTCTGGTGCGACTCCGATTACATCGGTACCCAACCGATCGTTGTACTTGCGAATGAAATGCGCGGTCAACAAAGGAAGATCCTCCCGCCGTTCGCGCAGCGGCGGCAAAGTGATGCGCACTACGTGAACCCGATAATACAGGTCCTTGCGCAAACGCCCTTCCTTGATGCTTACCAGCGGATCTTCATTAGTGGCCGCCAAGATGCGTACATCCACCGGACGTACGCGGGTATCTCCCACCCGTCGCACGACACCTTCTTCCAGCACCCGCAACAACTTGACCTGCAAATCCAACGGCATCGCATGAATCTCATCGAGAAATAACGTACCGCCATCAGCCAACTCAAACAATCCCGGACGATCCTCCGCTCCCGTAAACGCTCCTCTCACCGTGCCGAACAAAATCCCTTCCAACAAAGTGGATGGAATCGCCGCGCAGTTTTGTGCGATCAAGGGATGTTTTCCCCTTGGGGACGCATGATGGATGGACTGGATCATCAACTCTTTTCCGGTACCGGTCTCACCTACAACCAATACGGGGGAATCGGTCTTTGTCGCTTTTTTCGCCCGCGCGATTTCCCGCATCATCCGCTCATTTTGCGTCAAAATCTGCTCAAACCGGTATCGCTGACGTATCTTGGACGCCCGACGACGACCGGGTTCGCGGATTTGCGTTTGCAATTCAATGACAGTTTCGGACAGTTCCTTAATGCGCGTGATATCTTTTGACACCTCGACCGCGCCGACAAGCTGCCCGTTGACGCGCAACGGCAATGTCGTGTTGATCGTCACGATCTGCTTTCCGTAGCGGTTGCGGTATGTTTGTTGCTGATTGAAGATCGGTTGGCCCGTATCGATCACATTCAACAGGGTACTCGTTTTTCGCGTCAACGAAGGGAATGCGTCCAATACGTGCATGCCGATCACTTCTTCGACATCCATTCCATCCAACCGGGCAGCCACGGGATTGTAAAACAGCGTGATCCCGTCCAGTCCCACCACGTGAATCCCTTCGTCAATACAGCGCAACACCTCATGCACCATCTTTTCAGACATCGCCCCATGCGCCATATTTGACACCGCCTTCCGGAGGGGGATATGCCGAAAATTCGTCATTTTCATTTTAAACTGCCGGAAATCTGGCGTCTATAGCGCGTTTGTCCAATCCGGCTTTTGGGTGAGGGCAAAACCGAGGGATTATGTGATCCCATCCCCGTAGTTGTAGCAAAGTGATAAAGCGCAACATATCTCAATAGGGTAACACCAAAGTTCCCCCAAAAAGAAAAATGGGCTCTGTTGTGAAAGAAGTCCAACCACATTACTTGATCTTGCATCTCAAACGCTGGGTCTTAGTATACAAATTGCTCATTTTCGGTGATTTTGATGAGATTAGCCACTTCGTAAAGTGCCTTTCGCTCCGCTGGGCCTACGGCCAATTCTAATATACCGACTGGCCGGATGTCGCTGCCTTCCTCAATACCGATCAACCTCAAAAC belongs to Polycladomyces subterraneus and includes:
- a CDS encoding sigma-54 interaction domain-containing protein: MAHGAMSEKMVHEVLRCIDEGIHVVGLDGITLFYNPVAARLDGMDVEEVIGMHVLDAFPSLTRKTSTLLNVIDTGQPIFNQQQTYRNRYGKQIVTINTTLPLRVNGQLVGAVEVSKDITRIKELSETVIELQTQIREPGRRRASKIRQRYRFEQILTQNERMMREIARAKKATKTDSPVLVVGETGTGKELMIQSIHHASPRGKHPLIAQNCAAIPSTLLEGILFGTVRGAFTGAEDRPGLFELADGGTLFLDEIHAMPLDLQVKLLRVLEEGVVRRVGDTRVRPVDVRILAATNEDPLVSIKEGRLRKDLYYRVHVVRITLPPLRERREDLPLLTAHFIRKYNDRLGTDVIGVAPEVERLFARYDWPGNVRELEHTIEGAMNVVEGKVIGLEHLPPHMLEEGDDDPFVGDVQWESGQSLREVLAQVEERLIRRAVAECRGNMVQAAKRLGIPRQTLQYKVKKLGIERP